A region from the Thauera humireducens genome encodes:
- the cobS gene encoding cobaltochelatase subunit CobS codes for MTESVSSRPDLMVSVREVFGIDSDLKVPAFAERDDHVPDVDDAYRFNPDVTLAILAGFSRNRRVMVQGLHGTGKSTHIEQVAARLNWPCVRVNLDGHISRLDLVGKDAIVVRDGLQVTEFQEGIVPWALQRPVALIFDEYDAGRPDVMFVIQRILERDGKFTLLDQNRVIHPHPWFRLFATANTVGLGNLTGLYHGTQVLNHAQMDRWNIVATLNYLPRDEEVAIVLARVPGKNYDKGRKLIASMVAVADLTRKGFAAGDLSTLMSPRTVITWAENCEIFRNPALAFRLSFLNKCDEVERPIVAEYYQRCFGEELDESWMRSSEAQ; via the coding sequence GTGACGGAAAGTGTGTCGAGCCGCCCCGACCTGATGGTGTCGGTGCGCGAAGTGTTCGGGATCGACAGCGATCTCAAGGTGCCGGCTTTCGCCGAGCGGGACGACCACGTGCCGGACGTCGATGACGCCTACCGTTTCAATCCGGACGTCACCCTGGCCATCCTCGCCGGTTTCAGCCGCAACCGCCGGGTGATGGTGCAGGGTCTGCACGGCACCGGCAAGTCCACCCATATCGAACAGGTGGCCGCGCGCCTGAACTGGCCCTGCGTGCGGGTGAACCTGGACGGCCACATCAGCCGCCTCGACCTCGTCGGCAAGGACGCGATCGTCGTGCGCGACGGCCTCCAGGTGACGGAATTCCAGGAAGGCATCGTGCCCTGGGCGCTGCAGCGCCCGGTCGCGCTGATCTTCGACGAGTACGACGCCGGCCGCCCCGACGTGATGTTCGTGATCCAGCGCATCCTCGAACGCGACGGCAAGTTCACCCTGCTCGACCAGAACCGCGTGATCCACCCCCACCCCTGGTTCCGTCTGTTCGCCACCGCCAACACCGTCGGCCTCGGCAACCTGACGGGCCTGTACCACGGTACCCAGGTACTGAACCACGCCCAGATGGACCGCTGGAACATCGTCGCCACGCTGAACTACCTGCCGCGCGACGAGGAAGTGGCGATCGTGCTGGCGCGCGTGCCGGGCAAGAACTACGACAAGGGCCGCAAGCTGATCGCCTCGATGGTCGCGGTCGCCGACCTCACCCGCAAGGGCTTCGCCGCCGGCGACCTCTCCACGCTGATGTCGCCGCGCACGGTCATCACCTGGGCCGAGAACTGCGAGATCTTCCGCAACCCCGCACTGGCGTTCCGCCTGTCCTTCCTCAACAAGTGCGACGAGGTCGAGCGCCCGATCGTCGCCGAGTACTACCAGCGCTGCTTCGGCGAGGAACTGGACGAGTCCTGGATGCGCAGCTCGGAAGCGCAATGA
- the xsc gene encoding sulfoacetaldehyde acetyltransferase, with the protein MSQTQTLPDGRTIPSGPTKMTPSEAFVETLVANGVTDMFGIMGSAFMDAMDIFAPAGIRLIPVVHEQGAGHMADGYSRVSGRHGVVIGQNGPGISNCVTAIGAAYWAHSPVVIVTPETGTMGMGLGGFQECNQLPMFQEFTKYQGHVTHPARMAEYTGRCFDRAMSEMGPTQLNIPRDYFYGEITCEIPKPQRLERGAGGEQSLNEAAELLAKAKFPVIISGGGVVMADAVEECKALAERLGAPVVNSYLHNDSFPASHPLWCGPLGYQGSKAAMKLISQADVVVALGSRLGPFGTLPQHGMDYWPKNAKIIQIDADNKMLGLVKKISVGICGDAKAAAKALAWRLTGRELDCDATREQRFEKIQAEKAAWEKELDEWTHERDPFSLDMIEENAKEKPFSGGEYLHPRQVLRELEKAMPEDVMVSTDIGNINSVANSYLRFEKPRSFFAAMSFGNCGYAFPTIIGAKVAAPHRPAVSYAGDGAWGMSLMETMTCVRHNIPVTAVVFHNRQWGAEKKNQVDFYNRRFVAGELDNQSFAEIARSMGAEGVTVDRLEDVGPALKKAIDLQMNHGKTTIIEIMCTRELGDPFRRDALSKPVRFLEKYKDYV; encoded by the coding sequence ATGAGCCAGACCCAGACGCTGCCCGACGGCCGCACGATTCCCAGCGGCCCGACTAAGATGACCCCCTCCGAAGCCTTCGTCGAAACTCTGGTGGCCAATGGCGTCACCGACATGTTCGGCATCATGGGCTCGGCCTTCATGGACGCGATGGACATTTTCGCGCCGGCCGGGATCCGGCTGATTCCGGTGGTGCACGAGCAGGGCGCGGGCCACATGGCCGACGGCTACTCGCGGGTGTCGGGTCGCCACGGCGTGGTGATCGGGCAGAACGGCCCGGGGATCAGCAACTGCGTGACGGCGATCGGCGCGGCGTACTGGGCGCACAGCCCGGTGGTGATCGTGACGCCGGAGACGGGCACGATGGGCATGGGCCTGGGCGGCTTCCAGGAATGCAACCAGCTGCCGATGTTCCAGGAGTTCACGAAGTACCAGGGCCACGTGACCCACCCGGCGCGCATGGCCGAGTACACCGGGCGCTGCTTCGACCGCGCGATGAGCGAGATGGGTCCGACGCAGCTGAACATTCCGCGCGACTACTTCTACGGCGAGATCACCTGCGAGATTCCGAAGCCGCAGCGCCTGGAGCGCGGCGCCGGTGGCGAGCAAAGCCTGAATGAAGCGGCCGAGCTGCTGGCCAAGGCCAAGTTCCCGGTGATCATCTCGGGCGGCGGCGTGGTGATGGCCGACGCGGTCGAGGAGTGCAAGGCGCTGGCCGAGCGGCTGGGCGCGCCGGTGGTCAACAGCTACCTGCACAACGACTCGTTCCCGGCGAGCCACCCGCTGTGGTGCGGCCCGCTGGGCTACCAGGGCTCGAAGGCGGCGATGAAGCTGATCAGCCAGGCCGACGTGGTGGTGGCGCTGGGCTCGCGCCTGGGGCCGTTCGGCACGCTGCCGCAGCACGGCATGGACTACTGGCCGAAGAACGCGAAGATCATCCAGATCGACGCGGACAACAAGATGCTGGGTCTGGTGAAGAAGATCTCGGTGGGCATCTGCGGCGACGCCAAGGCGGCGGCCAAGGCCCTGGCGTGGCGCCTGACCGGGCGCGAGCTCGACTGCGACGCGACGCGCGAGCAGCGCTTCGAGAAGATCCAGGCCGAGAAGGCGGCGTGGGAGAAGGAGCTGGACGAGTGGACGCACGAGCGCGACCCGTTCAGCCTGGACATGATCGAAGAGAACGCCAAGGAGAAGCCGTTCTCGGGCGGCGAGTACCTGCACCCGCGTCAGGTGCTGCGCGAGCTGGAGAAGGCGATGCCCGAAGACGTGATGGTGTCGACCGACATCGGCAACATCAACTCGGTGGCCAACAGCTACCTGCGCTTCGAGAAGCCGCGCAGCTTCTTTGCGGCGATGAGCTTCGGCAACTGCGGCTACGCGTTCCCGACCATCATCGGCGCCAAGGTGGCCGCACCGCACCGCCCGGCGGTGTCGTACGCCGGAGACGGCGCGTGGGGCATGAGCCTGATGGAGACGATGACCTGCGTGCGTCACAACATTCCGGTGACGGCGGTGGTGTTCCACAACCGTCAGTGGGGCGCGGAGAAGAAGAATCAGGTGGACTTCTACAACCGTCGCTTCGTGGCCGGTGAGCTGGACAACCAGAGCTTTGCCGAGATCGCGCGCTCGATGGGTGCGGAGGGGGTCACGGTGGATCGTCTGGAGGACGTGGGTCCGGCGCTGAAGAAGGCGATCGATCTGCAGATGAACCACGGCAAGACGACGATCATCGAGATCATGTGCACGCGCGAGCTGGGCGACCCGTTCCGTCGTGACGCGCTCTCCAAGCCGGTGCGCTTCCTGGAGAAGTACAAGGACTACGTCTGA
- a CDS encoding Lin0512 family protein, translating into MAKTRMVTQFGMGTSIRSQDYTQAAARAIRDALWHNSLNVATAFDFPREAMLIDVEIGVQKPEAVDTAALLAIFPYGQPTIRVVPGGLDVTKPDGTGLTVIANAALVVSFDMERNHG; encoded by the coding sequence ATGGCCAAGACCCGCATGGTCACGCAGTTCGGCATGGGGACTTCGATCCGCAGCCAGGACTACACCCAGGCTGCGGCGCGCGCGATCCGCGACGCGCTGTGGCACAACTCGCTCAACGTGGCGACCGCGTTCGACTTCCCGCGCGAGGCGATGCTGATCGACGTGGAGATCGGCGTGCAGAAGCCGGAGGCGGTGGACACCGCCGCCTTGCTCGCCATCTTTCCCTATGGCCAACCGACGATCCGCGTCGTCCCCGGCGGCCTGGACGTCACCAAGCCCGACGGCACCGGCCTCACCGTGATCGCCAACGCCGCCCTAGTGGTGTCCTTCGACATGGAGCGCAATCATGGCTGA
- a CDS encoding YeiH family protein: MNAPTKSLPVPMFAEFRRLLPGFMLCSVIGITAAFVSDHYGGPKFLYALLIGIAFHFLSDNDKCIPGIEFSAKKLVRLGVALLGARIVFSDVSDLGLAGVGALAGAVVLTIGFGLMMARILGLPSMLGLLSGGATGICGISAAMAISATLPQTKENEHYTLLTAIGVATFSTAAMILYPLVVTASGLSVNEAGMFLGGSIHDVAQVVGAAFMISPSVGDAATLAKMFRVAMLVPVVMVFALTFRAEAAKAGGAGGKKAPLLPFFLIAFAGLVVINSLGWIPAQAVEVSSDVSRWCLVISIAALGVKTSFEKLAALGWRPIVLLSSETLFIAFYMLAIVFLMRLLSA; the protein is encoded by the coding sequence ATGAATGCCCCGACCAAGTCCCTGCCCGTGCCGATGTTTGCCGAATTCCGCAGGCTGCTGCCCGGATTCATGCTGTGCAGCGTGATCGGCATCACCGCCGCCTTCGTGTCCGATCACTACGGCGGCCCCAAATTCCTCTACGCGCTGCTGATCGGCATCGCCTTCCATTTTCTGTCCGACAACGACAAGTGCATCCCGGGCATCGAGTTCTCGGCGAAGAAGCTGGTCCGCCTCGGTGTTGCCCTGCTGGGTGCGCGGATCGTGTTCAGCGACGTGTCCGATCTCGGCCTGGCCGGTGTCGGTGCGCTGGCAGGTGCCGTGGTGCTGACGATCGGCTTCGGCCTGATGATGGCCCGCATCCTCGGCCTGCCGTCCATGCTCGGCCTGCTCTCGGGTGGCGCGACCGGCATCTGCGGCATTTCCGCGGCGATGGCGATCTCCGCCACCTTGCCGCAGACCAAGGAGAACGAGCACTACACCCTGCTCACCGCGATCGGCGTCGCAACGTTCTCAACCGCGGCCATGATCCTGTATCCGCTGGTGGTGACCGCCAGCGGCCTGTCGGTGAACGAGGCCGGCATGTTCCTCGGCGGTTCCATCCATGACGTCGCCCAGGTGGTCGGTGCGGCCTTCATGATCTCGCCCTCGGTCGGCGATGCGGCCACGCTGGCCAAGATGTTCCGCGTCGCCATGCTGGTGCCGGTGGTGATGGTGTTCGCGCTGACCTTCCGCGCCGAGGCCGCGAAGGCCGGCGGTGCAGGTGGAAAGAAGGCGCCCCTGCTGCCCTTCTTCCTGATCGCGTTCGCCGGACTGGTCGTGATCAACAGCCTCGGCTGGATTCCGGCGCAGGCGGTCGAGGTGAGCTCGGATGTATCGCGCTGGTGCCTGGTGATCTCGATCGCCGCGCTGGGGGTCAAGACCTCGTTCGAGAAGCTGGCTGCACTGGGCTGGAGGCCGATCGTGCTGCTGTCGAGCGAGACGCTGTTCATCGCCTTCTACATGCTCGCGATCGTTTTCCTGATGCGCCTGCTGTCCGCCTGA
- a CDS encoding Lin0512 family protein, with amino-acid sequence MAEKRIILEMGTGNDLYGGDYTKAACRAVQDALHHSSIVLFKSLGYDHLDMRVQVTIGVQQPDKVDAAVVAATLPRGRAEVTVVFGGLDVHDPVQETTHVIATAAVAALLPIEPGAWRLSASTQA; translated from the coding sequence ATGGCTGAGAAACGCATCATCCTCGAGATGGGAACCGGCAACGACCTCTATGGCGGCGACTACACCAAGGCCGCCTGCCGTGCAGTGCAGGATGCCCTGCACCATTCCTCCATCGTACTGTTCAAGTCGCTCGGCTATGACCACCTGGACATGCGCGTCCAGGTCACGATCGGCGTGCAGCAGCCGGACAAGGTCGATGCCGCGGTGGTCGCCGCCACGCTGCCGCGCGGGCGTGCCGAGGTGACCGTGGTGTTCGGCGGGCTGGACGTGCACGACCCGGTGCAGGAGACCACGCATGTGATCGCCACCGCGGCGGTGGCGGCGCTGCTGCCGATCGAACCGGGGGCCTGGCGGTTGAGCGCGTCAACGCAGGCCTGA
- a CDS encoding cupin domain-containing protein, with amino-acid sequence MTIKVIDFNQDDGQRESRRLADLPGRVVEGDPLHHSTTYFENPAGDFIAGTWTSTPGRWHAFTDRDEFCYIVSGHVRLIAADGSAQTFRTGDAFLIPDGFRGYWEVIENTTKHFAIRRYGHD; translated from the coding sequence ATGACGATCAAGGTCATCGACTTCAACCAGGACGACGGACAGCGCGAAAGCCGCCGGCTCGCCGATCTACCCGGACGCGTCGTCGAAGGCGACCCCCTGCACCACAGCACCACCTACTTCGAGAACCCGGCCGGCGACTTCATCGCCGGCACCTGGACCAGCACCCCGGGCCGGTGGCACGCATTCACCGACCGCGACGAGTTCTGCTACATCGTCAGCGGCCATGTCCGCCTGATCGCGGCAGACGGCAGCGCGCAAACCTTCCGCACGGGAGATGCATTCCTGATCCCGGACGGTTTCCGCGGTTACTGGGAGGTGATCGAGAACACCACCAAGCACTTCGCCATCCGGCGCTACGGGCACGACTGA
- a CDS encoding cobaltochelatase CobT-related protein produces MMATAQQNAKRQQKVEELCAASLRALTGDASLHYRGRRLHRGSRPLPMHAPHLRIDPDHDDFADCRAAADGMALRLLHSDAELHRSLCPADPIERLLFELLEQLRVETLVPADMPGMAANLHHRFENWSRAFYRSGLTEGRLGILLYTVAQICWSRLTTRPVLEETEDYIESTRFSLVSQLGSALAGIRRNRHDQRRFAAHALEIARIVAETIHAETAASAGDEGAEAKDEEIRRGFALLLDFDRDEGDDNGIAAAVTGHSKAFEDAEQAYRVFTTRYDTEVQAGTLVRKALLREYRERLDKRIAAQGINLPRLARLFAAILAEPQRDGWLFGEEEGHIDGRRLSQLVSSPTERRLFRQEQYKPAADCLVSFLLDCSGSMKAHIEPVAMMVDLMIRALEMVGVRTELLGFTTGAWNGGRPHREWLARGRPPRPGRLNEVCHMVFKDADRSWRRARTDIAALFKADLFREGIDGEAVDWACNRMLARGEARRILVVISDGCPADGATGLANDPFYLDNHLKDVVARREQQGAVEILGLGVGLDLSPFYRRCLATDMTRGLDNELFFDIVQLFGGRHRR; encoded by the coding sequence ATGATGGCGACGGCGCAGCAGAACGCGAAGCGGCAGCAGAAGGTCGAGGAACTGTGCGCCGCCAGCCTGCGCGCACTGACCGGGGACGCAAGCCTGCACTACCGCGGCCGGCGCCTGCACCGCGGATCGCGGCCGCTGCCGATGCATGCGCCGCACCTGCGCATCGACCCCGACCACGACGACTTCGCCGACTGTCGCGCCGCCGCCGACGGCATGGCGCTGCGCCTGCTGCATTCGGACGCCGAGCTGCACCGCAGCCTGTGCCCCGCCGACCCGATCGAGCGCCTGCTGTTCGAGCTGCTCGAGCAGCTGCGCGTCGAAACCCTCGTACCGGCCGACATGCCGGGCATGGCCGCCAACCTGCACCACCGCTTCGAGAACTGGTCGCGCGCCTTCTACCGGTCCGGCCTCACCGAGGGGCGGCTCGGCATTCTGCTGTACACCGTGGCGCAGATCTGCTGGTCGCGGCTGACCACCAGGCCGGTGCTGGAGGAAACCGAGGACTACATCGAGAGCACCCGCTTCTCGCTCGTCTCCCAGCTCGGCAGCGCGCTCGCCGGCATCCGCCGCAATCGCCACGACCAGCGCCGCTTCGCAGCCCATGCGCTGGAGATCGCGCGCATCGTGGCCGAGACGATCCATGCTGAGACCGCCGCTTCGGCCGGCGACGAGGGGGCCGAAGCGAAGGACGAGGAGATCCGGCGCGGCTTCGCCCTGCTGCTCGACTTCGACCGTGACGAAGGCGACGACAACGGCATCGCCGCGGCCGTCACCGGCCACAGCAAGGCCTTCGAGGACGCCGAACAGGCCTACCGCGTGTTCACCACCCGCTACGACACCGAGGTGCAGGCCGGCACGCTGGTGCGCAAGGCCCTGCTGCGCGAGTACCGCGAGCGCCTGGACAAGCGCATCGCCGCCCAGGGCATCAACCTGCCGCGGCTGGCGCGCCTGTTCGCCGCCATCCTCGCCGAGCCGCAGCGCGACGGCTGGCTGTTCGGCGAGGAAGAAGGCCACATCGACGGCCGCCGCCTGAGCCAGCTCGTGAGCTCGCCGACCGAGCGCCGCCTGTTCCGGCAGGAGCAGTACAAGCCGGCGGCCGACTGCCTGGTGAGCTTCCTGCTCGATTGCTCCGGCTCGATGAAGGCGCACATCGAGCCGGTGGCGATGATGGTCGACCTCATGATCCGCGCGCTCGAGATGGTGGGCGTGCGCACCGAACTGCTCGGCTTCACCACCGGTGCATGGAACGGTGGCCGCCCCCATCGTGAATGGCTCGCCCGCGGCCGCCCGCCCCGCCCGGGTCGCCTGAACGAGGTCTGCCACATGGTGTTCAAGGACGCCGACCGCAGCTGGCGGCGGGCACGCACCGACATCGCCGCGCTGTTCAAGGCCGACCTGTTCCGCGAGGGCATCGACGGCGAGGCGGTGGACTGGGCGTGCAACCGCATGCTGGCGCGCGGCGAGGCGCGGCGCATCCTGGTCGTGATCTCCGACGGCTGCCCGGCCGACGGCGCGACCGGGCTGGCCAACGACCCCTTCTACCTCGACAACCACCTCAAGGACGTGGTCGCACGCCGCGAGCAGCAGGGCGCCGTGGAGATCCTCGGCCTCGGCGTCGGCCTCGACCTCAGCCCCTTCTATCGCCGTTGCCTGGCCACCGACATGACGCGCGGGCTGGACAACGAACTGTTCTTCGACATCGTGCAGTTGTTCGGCGGCCGCCATCGGCGCTGA